Proteins encoded together in one Benincasa hispida cultivar B227 chromosome 1, ASM972705v1, whole genome shotgun sequence window:
- the LOC120069836 gene encoding probable indole-3-acetic acid-amido synthetase GH3.1, with the protein MAVHSSLSSPLGPPACENDAKPLQFIDQMTRNADAVQHTVLAEILSRNASTEYLRRYSLDGATDPQTFKAKLPVITYEDLQPEIQRIASGDRSPILSSHPISEFLTSSGTSAGERKLMPTIKEELDRRQLLYSLLMPVMNLYVPGLDKGKGLYFLFVKSETRTPGGLLARPVLTSYYKSDHFKTRPYDPFMVYTSPNEAILCPDSFQSMYTQMLCGLLQRHQVLRLGAVFASGLLRAIRFLQLNWQDLATDIRNGTLNSRITDPSLRDCIEKILKPDAELADFLSDECSKEDWEGIVTRIWPKTKYLDVIVTGAMAQYIPTLDYYSGGLPLACTMYASSECYFGLNLNPMCKPSEVSYTIMPNMAYFEFLPHEPNSGNDSPPKLVDLVDVEVGKEYELVITTYAGLYRYRVGDILRVTGFHNAAPQFHFVRRKNVVLSIDSDKTDEAELQKAVEKASELLKEWKTSVVEYTSYAETKTIPGHYVIYWELMVKEATEEGKWPSKEVMEQCCLAMEESLNSVYRQGRVADNSIGALEIRVVKSGTFEELMDYAISRGASINQYKVPRCVNFTPIMELLDSRVVSAHFSPALPHWTPARTR; encoded by the exons ATGGCTGTCcattcttctctctcttcacctctCGGCCCTCCCGCCTGTGAAAACGACGCCAAGCCTCTTcaattcattgaccaaatgactCGCAACGCCGACGCCGTCCAACACACCGTCCTCGCCGAAATCTTGTCCAGAAACGCCTCCACCGAGTACCTCCGCCGTTACTCCCTCGACGGCGCCACCGATCcacaaaccttcaaagctaaaCTCCCCGTCATCACTTACGAAGATCTCCAGCCCGAAATCCAACGGATTGCTAGTGGAGATCGCTCCCCGATTCTCTCCTCCCATCCTATCTCCGAGTTCCTCACTAG TTCTGGTACTTCTGCCGGTGAAAGAAAACTTATGCCGACGATTAAGGAAGAACTGGATCGTCGTCAACTTCTCTACAGTCTTCTCATGCCAGTTATGAACCT CTATGTGCCTGGGTTGGATAAAGGCAAGGGGCTTTACTTCTTGTTTGTGAAATCGGAGACGAGGACTCCGGGTGGGCTCTTGGCCCGACCCGTTTTGACGAGCTATTACAAAAGTGACCATTTCAAGACCCGACCCTACGACCCGTTTATGGTTTATACCAGCCCTAATGAAGCCATTCTTTGCCCCGATTCCTTCCAGAGCATGTACACTCAGATGCTCTGTGGTCTTCTCCAACGCCACCAAGTCCTCCGCCTCGGCGCCGTCTTCGCCTCCGGCTTACTCCGAGCCATCCGCTTTCTTCAATTGAATTGGCAGGATCTCGCTACTGATATCCGCAACGGAACGTTGAATTCGAGAATCACCGATCCGTCGTTGAGAGATTGCATCGAGAAGATCCTGAAGCCGGACGCGGAACTGGCGGATTTCCTTTCGGATGAATGTTCGAAGGAGGACTGGGAGGGAATCGTGACGAGGATTTGGCCGAAAACAAAGTACCTCGACGTGATCGTCACCGGAGCGATGGCGCAGTACATTCCAACGCTCGATTACTACAGCGGCGGATTACCTCTGGCTTGCACCATGTACGCATCGTCCGAGTGTTATTTCGGACTGAATCTGAACCCTATGTGTAAACCATCAGAGGTTTCGTACACTATAATGCCAAACATGGCGTACTTCGAGTTCCTCCCTCACGAACCAAATTCCGGAAACGATTCGCCTCCAAAACTCGTCGACTTAGTAGATGTGGAGGTCGGAAAAGAATACGAACTAGTAATCACAACATACGCCGGATTATACCGGTACCGCGTCGGCGACATACTCCGGGTGACCGGATTCCACAACGCGGCGCCGCAATTCCACTTCGTGAGGAGGAAGAACGTGGTGCTGAGTATTGACTCGGACAAAACAGACGAAGCAGAGTTGCAGAAAGCGGTGGAGAAGGCGTCGGAGTTGTTGAAGGAATGGAAGACGAGCGTGGTGGAGTACACGAGTTACGCAGAGACGAAGACGATTCCTGGACATTACGTGATATACTGGGAATTGATGGTGAAAGAAGCGACGGAGGAAGGGAAATGGCCGAGCAAAGAAGTGATGGAACAGTGCTGCTTAGCAATGGAGGAATCACTGAACTCAGTTTATCGGCAAGGGAGAGTTGCAGATAATTCGATCGGAGCTTTAGAAATCAGAGTGGTGAAGAGCGGAACATTTGAAGAACTGATGGATTACGCCATTTCAAGAGGAGCGTCTATCAACCAATATAAGGTTCCGAGGTGTGTGAATTTTACTCCTATTATGGAACTTCTCGATTCTAGAGTAGTATCGGCGCACTTTAGTCCTGCTCTGCCACATTGGACTCCAGCTAGGACACGctaa